In one Rhodococcus sp. B50 genomic region, the following are encoded:
- the nirD gene encoding nitrite reductase small subunit NirD, protein MTVIETHTVGGSTRDSVFDGRLEWTSACPLSHLIPGCGVAVLLRGGEQVALFLLDDGTLRAVGNFDPFGRAAVMSRGIVGDRAGEPTVASPLLKQIFSLDDGRCLDDPSVRLPVYEVRVWAGVVQVHSLVPRDQRHEGATGEGS, encoded by the coding sequence ATGACCGTCATCGAGACGCACACCGTAGGGGGGTCGACGCGCGACAGCGTGTTCGACGGACGGCTGGAATGGACCTCGGCGTGCCCGCTCAGCCATCTCATCCCGGGCTGTGGCGTGGCCGTGCTGCTGCGCGGCGGCGAGCAGGTCGCCCTGTTCCTGCTCGACGACGGAACGCTGAGGGCAGTGGGCAACTTCGATCCGTTCGGCCGCGCCGCGGTGATGTCGCGCGGCATCGTCGGCGACCGGGCCGGCGAGCCCACTGTGGCGTCGCCACTGCTCAAGCAGATCTTCTCCCTCGACGACGGCCGCTGCCTCGACGATCCGTCGGTGCGGCTGCCCGTCTACGAGGTGCGCGTGTGGGCGGGAGTCGTCCAGGTCCACAGCCTCGTTCCGCGCGACCAGCGGCACGAGGGCGCGACCGGAGAGGGTTCGTGA
- a CDS encoding uroporphyrinogen-III synthase — protein MNDDTAPLRGFTIGVTAARRADEFATLLTRRGAEVVHAPAIRIIPLSDDDELERVTRCMVAQPPDITIATTAIGFRGWMGAAEGWGLADDLAQALGTSRILARGPKVTGAIRAAELREEWSPSSESSAEVLELLLNEGVAGRRIAVQLHGERTEWEPGTDVCEALRAAGADVVPVPVYRWTPPEDLTALDRMIEQIVEHGLDAVSFTSAPAVASMLMRAKETGWLEPMLRSLRTGVTAVCVGPVTAAPLTELDVPVSMPTRSRLGSLARHIAEELPRRAVRIEAGGHVLSPRGRCVIVDGTVRCLPPAGMALMRTLVARAGLVVSREELLAALPGGGGDTHAVETAVARVRSALGAPAIVQTVVKRGYRLAVDPEGMHP, from the coding sequence GTGAACGACGACACCGCACCGCTGCGGGGATTCACCATCGGCGTGACCGCGGCTCGACGCGCCGACGAGTTCGCCACGCTCCTCACCAGGCGCGGAGCCGAGGTCGTGCACGCCCCCGCCATCCGCATCATCCCCCTGTCCGACGACGACGAACTCGAGCGAGTCACCCGCTGCATGGTCGCGCAACCCCCGGACATCACGATCGCCACCACTGCGATCGGCTTCCGCGGCTGGATGGGGGCAGCGGAGGGATGGGGACTCGCCGACGACCTCGCGCAGGCACTCGGCACGAGCCGGATCCTTGCCCGGGGGCCGAAGGTGACCGGCGCGATCCGGGCCGCAGAACTCCGCGAGGAGTGGTCTCCCTCCTCGGAATCGTCCGCCGAGGTGCTCGAACTCCTGCTGAACGAGGGCGTCGCCGGCCGCCGCATCGCAGTGCAGTTGCACGGTGAGCGCACCGAATGGGAGCCCGGGACCGATGTGTGCGAGGCACTGCGCGCTGCGGGTGCCGACGTGGTGCCGGTCCCGGTCTACCGGTGGACGCCCCCGGAGGATCTCACGGCGCTCGACCGGATGATCGAGCAGATCGTCGAACACGGACTCGACGCCGTGAGCTTCACCAGCGCACCGGCCGTCGCGTCGATGCTCATGCGAGCCAAGGAGACCGGTTGGCTCGAGCCGATGCTGCGGTCGCTGCGCACCGGCGTCACCGCCGTGTGCGTCGGTCCCGTCACCGCGGCACCGCTCACCGAACTCGACGTGCCCGTGAGCATGCCCACCCGCTCGCGGCTGGGTTCGCTCGCCCGGCACATCGCCGAGGAACTGCCCCGGCGGGCCGTGCGGATCGAGGCCGGCGGCCACGTACTCAGCCCGCGGGGACGCTGCGTGATCGTCGACGGCACCGTCCGGTGCCTTCCCCCTGCCGGGATGGCCCTGATGCGCACGCTCGTCGCGCGCGCCGGTCTCGTCGTCTCGCGGGAGGAACTCCTCGCGGCGCTGCCCGGCGGGGGTGGCGACACCCACGCCGTCGAAACCGCGGTCGCGCGGGTGCGCTCGGCTCTCGGTGCACCGGCGATCGTGCAGACAGTCGTCAAGCGCGGCTACCGCCTCGCCGTCGACCCGGAAGGAATGCACCCATGA
- a CDS encoding sirohydrochlorin chelatase: MTGTPTDPALLLVAHGTRNPRGVDMIAALADAVSSRVGPTRVAFVDVLGPSPSEVLRDTDRPTVLVPAFLASGYHVHTDVPREVAAGGNDAVTITPALGPDPALARVLVERLRQAGWTEGDEVVLAAAGSSDPRACHDVHVTARMVSSLVRTPVRVGWIATGEPRVATVVDEVRARGARRVFVASCLLADGLFHRRLSEVGADGVAAPIGVAEPVVDLVVRRYRSAVDAMRAVAPNEALRHAVPVGAARHRD; the protein is encoded by the coding sequence ATGACCGGTACACCTACCGACCCGGCCCTGCTCCTCGTCGCCCACGGCACCCGCAATCCGCGCGGTGTGGACATGATCGCAGCGCTCGCCGACGCCGTTTCCTCCCGTGTCGGCCCCACCCGCGTCGCCTTCGTCGACGTCCTCGGCCCGTCGCCGTCCGAGGTCCTGCGCGATACCGACCGTCCGACCGTGCTCGTTCCGGCCTTCCTCGCCTCCGGCTATCACGTGCACACCGACGTTCCGCGCGAGGTCGCGGCGGGTGGGAACGACGCGGTGACGATCACCCCCGCGCTCGGTCCCGACCCGGCCCTCGCCCGCGTTCTCGTCGAGCGGCTGCGGCAGGCCGGCTGGACCGAAGGCGACGAGGTCGTCCTCGCGGCCGCCGGTTCGTCGGATCCTCGTGCCTGCCACGATGTCCATGTGACGGCCCGGATGGTCTCGTCCCTCGTACGTACCCCGGTGCGGGTCGGATGGATCGCCACCGGCGAACCGCGGGTCGCGACCGTGGTGGACGAGGTCCGCGCACGTGGCGCACGCCGCGTGTTCGTGGCGTCCTGCCTGCTCGCCGACGGCCTGTTCCATCGCCGCCTGTCCGAGGTCGGTGCCGACGGTGTCGCCGCACCGATCGGTGTGGCCGAACCCGTCGTCGACCTCGTCGTCCGGCGCTACCGCTCCGCCGTCGACGCGATGCGCGCGGTTGCGCCGAACGAGGCGCTGCGCCACGCCGTGCCGGTGGGAGCGGCTCGCCACCGCGACTGA
- a CDS encoding NTP transferase domain-containing protein: protein MSTLTHVEAVIVAGGRATRMGGVDKPALTVGGRRMLDTALAAVEGCARVTVIGPHRDDLDRHVLQIQETPPGAGPVAALAAADPVADLVVTLAADLPFITPKTVAALLEALNEDTKAEAAFAVDETGRVQFLLAAWRTPALAARVTALGGDVANRPMKALVPERYVTVAVPEATDCDTPDDLRAARAGSTTVQVATDPGHARRILREALSPLPSRIVPVEDARGATLAAPLVAAEALPRVRTSAMDGYAVAGDGPWSLRNEIRYAGDGGSLALHDGEAARIATGAHLPTGATAVVRDEFVRVESGLVARLPDTPVRDDARRRGEDWEPGTTLAPAGTAVSPAVVSAAASGEVTEMEVRGPVRVHIALTGDEIRRTGPLREGQTRDSLGPVLPDFVRWCGAVVVGEGHLRDTPDGFDALFAGTDADAIVIVGATGGGAADQLRGALARAGAQVVVERVRCKPGGSQVAATLPDGRAVLGLPGNPVAAVSTLLVMLPAIADGRTLRTPAAPVTAPLANASDVVGDITRLLPARQDEQGRWLCDNTIRTAHLAGLIGRSAIAVVPPGAVDGDRVELLPLPR, encoded by the coding sequence ATGAGCACGCTCACGCACGTCGAAGCCGTGATCGTCGCGGGAGGCCGCGCGACCCGTATGGGAGGCGTCGACAAGCCCGCTCTGACGGTCGGTGGCCGGAGGATGCTGGACACCGCACTCGCTGCGGTCGAGGGTTGCGCACGGGTCACGGTGATCGGCCCGCACCGTGACGATCTCGACCGGCACGTGCTGCAGATCCAGGAGACACCGCCCGGTGCGGGTCCGGTCGCGGCACTGGCTGCCGCGGATCCGGTCGCGGATCTCGTGGTCACCCTCGCCGCCGATCTTCCGTTCATCACCCCGAAGACCGTCGCTGCGCTGCTCGAGGCCCTGAACGAGGACACGAAGGCCGAGGCCGCCTTCGCGGTGGACGAGACCGGGCGGGTGCAGTTCCTGCTCGCCGCATGGCGGACACCGGCACTGGCCGCACGTGTGACCGCTCTCGGCGGCGACGTCGCGAATCGGCCCATGAAGGCACTGGTTCCCGAGCGGTACGTCACTGTCGCGGTGCCCGAGGCCACCGACTGCGACACCCCGGACGATCTTCGGGCGGCGCGCGCCGGATCCACGACCGTCCAGGTCGCTACCGACCCCGGCCACGCGCGCAGGATACTGCGGGAAGCATTGTCGCCGTTGCCGTCTCGCATCGTTCCGGTCGAGGACGCGCGGGGCGCCACGCTGGCGGCACCGCTCGTCGCGGCAGAGGCATTGCCTCGTGTGCGAACCTCGGCCATGGACGGTTACGCAGTGGCCGGCGACGGACCGTGGTCGCTGCGCAACGAGATCCGTTATGCGGGCGACGGCGGGTCGCTCGCACTGCACGACGGGGAGGCGGCCCGGATCGCGACGGGCGCCCACCTGCCCACCGGCGCGACCGCCGTCGTGCGCGACGAATTCGTCCGTGTCGAGAGCGGTCTCGTCGCCCGCCTGCCCGATACGCCGGTCCGCGACGACGCGCGTCGCCGCGGCGAGGACTGGGAGCCGGGAACGACTCTCGCCCCGGCCGGTACCGCCGTGAGCCCCGCGGTCGTCTCCGCGGCTGCCAGCGGTGAGGTCACGGAAATGGAGGTGCGCGGTCCTGTGCGGGTGCACATCGCGCTCACGGGTGACGAGATCCGTCGCACCGGGCCGCTCCGCGAGGGGCAGACGCGGGATTCCCTGGGGCCGGTGCTCCCCGATTTCGTCCGCTGGTGCGGCGCGGTGGTGGTCGGCGAAGGGCATCTCCGCGACACCCCAGACGGATTCGACGCGTTGTTCGCGGGCACCGATGCCGATGCCATCGTCATCGTGGGTGCGACGGGCGGTGGCGCCGCCGATCAGTTGCGCGGGGCGCTGGCACGGGCCGGCGCGCAGGTGGTCGTCGAACGGGTCCGGTGCAAGCCCGGCGGGTCGCAGGTCGCGGCGACGCTGCCGGACGGCCGCGCCGTACTGGGGCTGCCCGGAAACCCGGTGGCGGCGGTGTCGACCCTGCTGGTGATGCTGCCCGCGATCGCCGACGGCCGCACGCTCCGCACACCCGCCGCGCCCGTGACGGCTCCGCTGGCCAATGCTTCGGACGTCGTCGGCGACATCACACGTCTGCTTCCCGCCCGCCAGGACGAACAGGGTCGGTGGTTGTGCGACAACACGATTCGCACAGCGCATCTCGCCGGTCTCATCGGGCGCAGCGCGATCGCGGTGGTGCCTCCGGGAGCCGTGGACGGCGATCGCGTCGAGTTGTTACCGCTCCCCCGCTGA
- a CDS encoding DUF6412 domain-containing protein: MFFGWRNGAAICVVLLSWLVTTVVPVTAVSAGETAGLLVGLLVVVLATLAFVAAPSFAFGRSVRGPISEERRLRGGFRRHSHPDTAGRPRPRSPGSVLALDTSSDEDHRETFHVRAHPMRRTRRVRPERSPFVR; this comes from the coding sequence ATGTTCTTCGGATGGCGGAACGGTGCAGCGATATGCGTCGTTCTCCTGTCCTGGCTCGTCACCACCGTCGTGCCGGTCACCGCGGTGTCCGCCGGCGAGACCGCCGGACTGCTCGTCGGACTGCTGGTGGTGGTCCTCGCGACGCTCGCGTTCGTCGCCGCCCCGTCGTTCGCCTTCGGCCGCAGTGTCCGAGGGCCGATCTCCGAGGAACGACGCCTGCGCGGCGGGTTCCGTCGCCACTCCCACCCCGACACCGCCGGACGGCCACGTCCACGCTCACCCGGTTCCGTCCTCGCCCTCGACACTTCGTCCGACGAGGACCACCGGGAGACCTTCCATGTCCGAGCCCATCCGATGCGGCGCACCCGCCGTGTCCGTCCGGAACGCTCGCCGTTCGTTCGGTGA
- a CDS encoding ABC transporter ATP-binding protein, with protein MSEPIRCGAPAVSVRNARRSFGDLTVFAGVNVDVAPGRCCAVIGANGTGKSTLLRCIVGADRLDEGVVEIDGVPVDESSPALRRRVAAVLGDVATFAHLTAHEHLQLVATGHGVTDPFAAATGVLEEVGLAASADRLPVTFSSGQRRRLALASALVRPRRLLVLDEPEQHLDDAGRRWLASTLTAEKHAGGTVLMVSHDAGLVDAIADPVVEADRWH; from the coding sequence ATGTCCGAGCCCATCCGATGCGGCGCACCCGCCGTGTCCGTCCGGAACGCTCGCCGTTCGTTCGGTGACCTGACCGTCTTCGCCGGGGTGAACGTCGACGTCGCCCCGGGCCGATGCTGTGCTGTGATCGGAGCGAACGGCACCGGCAAATCCACCCTGCTCAGATGCATCGTCGGCGCGGACCGGCTCGACGAGGGCGTCGTCGAGATCGACGGCGTCCCCGTCGACGAGAGCTCCCCGGCACTGCGCCGACGGGTCGCCGCAGTCCTCGGCGACGTCGCGACGTTCGCGCATCTCACCGCGCACGAGCACCTGCAACTCGTCGCGACCGGTCACGGTGTGACCGACCCGTTCGCCGCCGCGACCGGGGTTCTCGAGGAGGTCGGTCTCGCCGCGTCGGCGGATCGACTGCCGGTGACCTTCTCGAGCGGGCAACGCCGCCGGCTCGCCCTGGCCTCCGCGCTGGTACGACCGCGACGGCTGCTCGTGCTCGACGAACCCGAGCAACATCTCGACGACGCCGGTCGCCGGTGGCTGGCGTCCACGCTCACGGCCGAGAAGCATGCCGGCGGCACCGTGCTGATGGTCTCGCACGATGCCGGGCTGGTGGACGCGATTGCCGATCCGGTCGTGGAGGCGGACCGATGGCACTGA
- a CDS encoding DUF6297 family protein: MALTASVPNARDLRALRRSFERRHAPFADRPAAVVLILLGLYVGGGLAWWLFSLPSTTVACSAPIEREAACTSAWGWAVVAVAVAVGAASARAAGPVTCGAETEFWLLSTPMDRGAVLRPRVAAILIGGAVAGALVGRLATFVAAPPDRITFTLLTVALGVGAVALPILAQCRVLPPAVVSVMIRLCFLVLPGVVLAAAADVPVPPPGPVLVAVVWTVVAAPVISSLFGCGRIAAPEWRAGADTAVGVSASLTVLDPALLVDVVEHKAWVRIGSRRSRALPRGRIPALVRSDLLRHARRPAPVLVAGVALLGVAVLVSVVSPPAAAIVHLVTVFAVAVAFGAGLRDVCRDRDVAVLLGASDSQLRLALSVVPGSVAVIAVVVTTLAGSASVVSVAIGLVGGCAAAYRMRTRPPIGYDGLILETAVGQIPVDLLRQWARGPDLLVVCAWLVAVLA, translated from the coding sequence ATGGCACTGACCGCGAGTGTCCCCAACGCGCGGGATCTCCGCGCGCTCCGGCGCAGCTTCGAGCGTCGCCACGCCCCGTTCGCGGATCGTCCCGCTGCGGTCGTGCTGATCCTCCTCGGCCTGTATGTGGGTGGGGGACTGGCGTGGTGGTTGTTCTCCCTGCCGTCGACGACGGTCGCCTGCTCGGCTCCGATCGAACGTGAAGCGGCGTGCACCTCGGCGTGGGGATGGGCGGTCGTCGCGGTCGCCGTCGCGGTGGGGGCGGCGTCCGCCCGGGCCGCCGGGCCGGTGACGTGCGGCGCCGAGACGGAGTTCTGGCTGCTGTCCACACCGATGGATCGCGGAGCGGTGCTGCGGCCCAGGGTCGCAGCGATCCTGATCGGTGGTGCGGTTGCGGGTGCCCTCGTGGGGCGGCTCGCGACCTTCGTGGCCGCCCCGCCGGATCGGATCACGTTTACGCTGCTCACCGTCGCACTCGGTGTCGGTGCCGTCGCCCTTCCGATCCTCGCGCAGTGCCGGGTGCTCCCGCCCGCCGTCGTGAGCGTCATGATCCGGCTGTGTTTCCTCGTCCTACCGGGCGTGGTGCTCGCCGCCGCCGCCGACGTGCCGGTGCCGCCGCCGGGCCCGGTGCTCGTCGCCGTCGTCTGGACCGTCGTTGCGGCACCGGTGATCTCGTCGCTGTTCGGGTGCGGCAGGATCGCCGCACCCGAGTGGAGGGCGGGAGCGGACACCGCGGTGGGTGTGTCGGCCTCGCTGACCGTACTGGACCCGGCACTGCTGGTCGACGTGGTCGAGCACAAGGCGTGGGTCCGCATCGGATCCCGTCGTTCGCGGGCACTGCCGCGCGGCCGGATCCCGGCGCTCGTCCGCTCCGACCTGCTCCGTCACGCCCGCCGGCCCGCACCCGTGCTCGTCGCGGGCGTCGCTCTGCTCGGCGTCGCGGTGCTCGTGTCGGTCGTGTCGCCGCCCGCCGCCGCGATCGTGCACCTCGTCACCGTCTTCGCCGTGGCTGTGGCATTCGGTGCGGGCCTGCGCGACGTGTGCCGCGACCGCGATGTCGCCGTTCTGCTCGGCGCGAGCGACTCGCAGCTGCGTCTCGCCCTCTCGGTGGTCCCGGGGTCGGTCGCGGTGATCGCCGTCGTCGTGACGACTCTCGCCGGGAGTGCATCGGTGGTGAGCGTCGCGATCGGGCTCGTCGGCGGATGCGCGGCCGCCTACCGGATGCGCACGCGACCTCCGATCGGGTACGACGGTCTGATTCTCGAGACGGCGGTCGGGCAGATCCCGGTCGACCTGCTCCGGCAGTGGGCCCGGGGACCGGACCTACTCGTCGTCTGCGCGTGGCTCGTCGCCGTGCTCGCCTGA
- a CDS encoding MGMT family protein yields MVTTDEQIERVRELVASVPAGTVVTYGDIAGAAGLSSARTVGWIMRTDSADLPWHRVVPASGRPAAHIARRQLARLELEGVPISGDRVDLSRARHRFPRGSGEHGDEPRADDE; encoded by the coding sequence GTGGTCACCACGGACGAGCAGATCGAGCGGGTCCGGGAGCTCGTGGCCTCGGTGCCCGCGGGCACGGTCGTGACCTACGGCGACATCGCCGGCGCCGCGGGCCTGTCGAGTGCGCGGACCGTGGGCTGGATCATGCGGACCGATTCCGCCGACCTGCCGTGGCATCGCGTGGTCCCGGCCTCCGGACGACCGGCCGCGCACATCGCCCGACGGCAGCTTGCACGCCTCGAACTCGAAGGCGTCCCGATCTCCGGCGACAGGGTCGATCTGTCCCGGGCACGGCACCGGTTCCCGCGCGGCTCAGGCGAGCACGGCGACGAGCCACGCGCAGACGACGAGTAG
- a CDS encoding alpha/beta fold hydrolase has translation MSATDLLHTHLFGPVDGPQVLALHGLTGHGRRWRNLADRHLPHLRFVAPDLRGHGRSPWTPPWSFEAHVADLTAVLDAHTTGPVTVVGHSFGGALALHLAAAAPDRVRALVLLDPAIGLPADRMLEIADLTYRHPDYTDEAEARAEKVHGDWSEVAPELLDEEIAEHLVELDSGRVNWRLCVPALVTSWGELAREPVLPPSGIPTIFVRAGKVQPPYTTADFRRDLAERLGDDLTVLEFDCDHMIDQARPAETAELVARMV, from the coding sequence GTGAGCGCCACGGACCTTCTGCACACCCATCTGTTCGGCCCCGTCGACGGACCTCAGGTCCTCGCGCTGCACGGCCTCACCGGTCACGGCCGGCGCTGGCGGAACCTCGCGGACCGACACCTGCCCCACCTGCGGTTCGTCGCTCCCGACCTGCGCGGGCACGGACGATCGCCGTGGACGCCCCCGTGGTCGTTCGAAGCCCACGTCGCCGACCTGACGGCGGTGCTGGACGCGCACACCACAGGTCCCGTCACAGTGGTGGGGCACTCGTTCGGCGGTGCACTCGCACTGCACCTCGCCGCCGCGGCGCCCGACCGGGTGCGGGCCCTGGTGCTCCTCGATCCGGCGATCGGTCTCCCGGCCGACCGGATGCTCGAGATCGCCGACCTCACCTACCGTCATCCCGACTACACGGACGAGGCCGAAGCCCGGGCAGAGAAGGTCCACGGCGACTGGAGTGAGGTGGCACCCGAGCTGCTCGACGAGGAGATCGCCGAACACCTCGTCGAGCTGGACTCGGGGCGCGTCAACTGGCGGCTGTGCGTCCCGGCCCTGGTCACCTCGTGGGGCGAGCTCGCCCGCGAACCCGTCCTGCCGCCGTCCGGCATCCCGACGATCTTCGTGCGGGCCGGGAAGGTGCAGCCCCCGTACACCACGGCGGATTTCCGTCGTGACCTCGCGGAGCGGCTCGGCGACGACTTGACCGTGCTCGAATTCGACTGCGACCACATGATCGATCAGGCGCGTCCCGCCGAGACCGCCGAGCTCGTGGCCCGGATGGTGTAG